CAAAGATTACATCAGGAATACTACTGACCCGTTCGAATCAGTCGCGGGATTTCCCTCACATGGGATCTTTGTTCATATCATTCAAAGTCTGGCGACCAGCCTTAACGATTGATCGAAAGCCTCTGTTGAGTTTGACGGGAAGTTATTGGCTACGTGATGGAGCGAGTGGGTAATGAGACTTTGGTTTGAACGATCGTCCCTAAAAACAGTTCTGGCTCTGACAGGTCTGATTGTCGCAACGAATCTCCAGGCTGATGGCACAATCCGCGACGGCGTTAGTGCTCGCAGTATCGGTCGCGGTGGAACCAACATCGCTCACCGAGACAATGCTCACGTGATGCTGGACAATCCCGCAGGTTTGGTCGGCAATCAAGGCGACCATCTGTTCGAAATCGGTGGGCATTTGCTGATGACCGATTTGGACTACTGGGATACCGACAATGCCAAGACTGGCGATATTGATAATCCCTTTCCGATCGGCGAAATCGCATTTGCCAAGCGACTTGATGACGATGTCATGGTCGGCATCGGGATGTTTTCGCAGGCCGGTTTCGCTGCCGAATACATGCTCAACGGCCCCGCACCATTCTCCGGTCCGCAGCACTATAAATCGATCGGTGCGCTGGCAAGGATCCTGCCAACGGTGTCAATCAATTTGACCGATCGGCTGTCGTTTGGTGCGACCCTAGGCGCATCGATCAGCCACGTCGAGTTCGAAGGCCCGTATACCTTACAAGGCCCCAATGCACTGGCAGGGACACCTACCCGCGTTGATGTTCAAGGGACCGGGATCGCACCCCATTGGTCGATCGGTTTTCAATACGACCTGACCGAAGACACGACCATCGGTGTTTCTTATCTCGAAGAAGCCGACATGACTCTCGATGGGACGACGGTTGCGCAAATCCCATTGGCGGGCAGTGCACGTTACGACTCTCGTCTCGATGTGACTTGGCCACGCTTGCTGGGAGCCGGAATCGCTCATCGGACAGCCGCCCAACGCACGTTTTCCTTCGACGCGATTTGGCTTGACTGGGCAAGTGCTTACCGGCAGATGGATTTGACGTTGGCCAGTCCAGACAATCCTGTTTTTCAAGTCCTGGCCCCAACACTGGACGAGTCTATTCCGTTGAAGTGGCGTGATACGGTTTCGTTGCGGTTCGGTTTTGAACAAGAGCTGGCAAATCAAAACGTGTTCCGGATGGGATACACCTATCACCGCAACCCGATCCCCAACTCGACATTGACGCCATTTATCCAAACGACAATCGAACACGCGATCGCATTCGGTTACGGATGGAACTGGCACGGATACGAGATGGACTTCGCTTACCAGTGGATGTTCGGTCCGGACGTGACCGTGGGAACCAGTGATTTCATCGGAGGTGACTTCGACAATAGCGGTTCTTCAGCGAGTGCCCACCAGTTTTCACTGAGCCTGCGTCGCCGGTAATCGAAGCGGCTTCGCTTAGCCGACTCCGGTCCGAAGACCGCTGACATGAACGTTAGTGCGAACGCGATTCGGGCAATTGCTAGCAAAGCTTGAAGCAGGATCGATAAAGGCAGAATAGGAATTGATCTTGATTCTGCTGGAGACGCGGTCTATTTGTTGCCGATACTTGGTGGTTTGGATGCTGCCTGGATTGTTACGCCAGATCGGTCGGACCTGTGAACTTGCGGATCTTTCATTGCTCATTCCCGCTGTGGTGTGTCGCTATAGCGGCATGCTGCGTGCTTGGTGGATGTAGCCAAAATCCGTACTTGGCCGTTCCCGGATCGGGCGCTTATCCGGCTCAAACAGGACCGCTTAGCCCCGGGATTGGTCAGGCGGCCAATCCTAACGATGCACGTCTGGCGGAACTAACCCGACGGGTTCAGTTGCTTGACGACAACAACCGCCAACTGCATACCCAGCTGGCTCAGAGCGAGCAGCAGTCGCAGGTCTATCGCGAAGAACTGTCGCTGGTTCGCAAGCAGCTGGCCGCTACCAATCAACAACTTGACGACGCGCGTTTGGCGGCGAAGGACGCACAGAACCAAGTGCGTGGCTTTCAGGCGTCGACACAGCGACGTGGCGGCGCATCGATCGTCCCCAACACCAATCTCGGTCAGCTGGCATCGAGTTTGAACCTGGGCGGGCTTCCGGTGGAGCGTGATGGCGAGCGAATCCGCATAGGAATCCCTAGCGATCAGCTGTTCGCGCCCGGGACGGCTCAGTTGATGCCACAAGCGAGCCAGATCATCTATCCGGTCGCGGCACAGATTCGAAGTCTGTTCCCAAGGCAAAAGATCGGTATCGAAGGCTACACCGACAACGCAGGCGGCATGGGCGGATCGGCTGCCGCACATCAACTCGCTTCGGCCCAGGCGTCAGCGGTTCTGGATGTCTTGACCAGACAAGCCGGAATGCCCGTTTCGCAGTTCTTTATTGTCGCCCAAGGCGCCAATCGACCTCTCGGATCAAACGCGTCTGCTTCCGGGCGGGCCGCAAACCGACGGATCGAATTGGTGATCTATCCAGAGACCTTCCAGTAGATCTGGAACAGGCCGTCGTTCTAGATCGGAACGGCTTGGATGCCGGGCAACTATTCGGGCGGCAAATCTGAAGCGATGTCAAATCGTCGCCAGCACCAGGATGTGACGACAACGGCGCAAATGGCCAACGTCCAGGTTCCCATAATCGCACCGCTGATATAGATCGGGGCGATGTAGCTTTCGTTGAACAACGCGCGGCAGACGGTCACCCAAACCAGCAGCGCTCCCACGGCGGCGGCGATCAAAGTCGCTTTGCCAAGGAACATCACATTGGCGCGAACAACCATCCCCAGGCCTTGTGCGTGTTCATGGTGTGGATAAGCCAAGAACAGTGCGTTTTCGGTTGCGAATGTAAATACGGCCAGTGCCGAAAGCATGCCTGCCCATCCCAGGATTTGTGACCAACCGGGATGAACCACGATAGCCGCGATTGCCAACGTTGTCAGTTGAAATGCCATCGTGATCAGGATCGGCAGCAGCATCTGGCCAAGTACTGCGTTGATCGGGTTGAGCGGTAGGGCACGCAAAAGCAACATGCGTTTTAGGTCACGCCGGAAATCGATGCGAAGTGCCGGTGGGGCCAAAAGCATGGTGCACAGCGCGATCCCGGCAACGACAAATGCCCACTGATTGGACACTCGGCCGGTCAGCAGTGGTGAAAGGCACAGCAGCGTAGGAAGGCAGAAGCTGAACAGGATCGTTCCGAGGTATCGTCGTACGGACAAAGCTTGCCGCCATACAAGTGCCAACGCATCGTGTGTTCGTGAGGGCAGTCGACGCTCGATGGCATCCAGGAACGAGCGTTGTGAAGCGACCGAGGATCGACTCGCGGCCACGGCTTTTCCAAATTGTCCTTTAGCCAACGCTTCGCGTTCACGCTGTAGGCGGCTGTGATTGGCCCAGCGATCCACACGCACCATCATGACGATGCCGGCCGGGATCAAAGATACCGAGGCGATCAGCTGCGAGAACGTTTGCGACGAAAGTTCCGAGGTTGTCGCCAGTGAGGCTGCCGGTTGCCATGGTAGCGCCAGCCACTGAATGCAGGTGCTCGATGCGACGTTTCCGATCGCACTAAAGCTGTGCATCATATAGATCCCCGGTCCGGAACCCGGTGGGGTGATGCGTACGAGTTCGGCAAGCATTTGGATAACCGCCGCGGCAGCAACGACCGAAAGCGACGCTCGCCAGAAGATTTGATTTCGTTTAGAGATCCCGGTCACAAACCGCTGCCAAGTAATTCGCACGGTTTCCAAAATCATCAAGGCCGCAAAGACACCAACCGCCAAAAGCCATCCGTGCCGAACATCGGGCGCAAGCGCGATTGCCAGGAAGAATGTCTTTAGTGCCGCCGAGCAGATCACGCTGGTGACTTTGTATCCCGCGAATAGCGAACGTGTGATCGGTGCCCCACCGAGCCACAGGTTTTCTGCCGCGGTGTATTCCATATCGACCTGTCGATCGGTCCAAACACATCGCACCGTGTGGTAGATCAGGTAAAGGACCATCCCGCCGGATAGCCATAGCCGAAGCGACTCGGGATCGGCTGTCCGACGTGTCGCTAGGATCAGTACGCCGTTGAGCACATAGACGCTAAGGAATACGATCGCGATCGCCGACGCAACGATTCTTCGTGGCGAGCGCAAACGGGTAAATCCGCGTTGGAGACGGAAAAGGCCTCGACGTGCGGTCAGCCAAAGCAGGTGTCGCAGTGGATTGGTCATGTTGTGACTGCGGATGTAGCCTCAAAGTATGCTTGTTCAAGCGAATTGGCAGACGGAAACTGTTGACGCAATTCTTCGACGTCCCCAAAGAACTGCAGCCCTCCGTCTTGCATCACAATCAGGTGCGAGCAAACGTCTTCGATCATCGCCAGCAGGTGACTGGAGATAATGATTGTCGCCCCCGCGGCGGCACGTTGGCGGGTTGATTCCAATAGGCGTCGGATGCCTGGCGGATCGAGCCCCGTCATCGGTTCGTCAAGCAGGATGACGCTAGGATCGAATAGGTAAGCACAAGCGATGGCAAGCTTT
The Stieleria sp. JC731 genome window above contains:
- a CDS encoding OmpA family protein, with translation MNLRIFHCSFPLWCVAIAACCVLGGCSQNPYLAVPGSGAYPAQTGPLSPGIGQAANPNDARLAELTRRVQLLDDNNRQLHTQLAQSEQQSQVYREELSLVRKQLAATNQQLDDARLAAKDAQNQVRGFQASTQRRGGASIVPNTNLGQLASSLNLGGLPVERDGERIRIGIPSDQLFAPGTAQLMPQASQIIYPVAAQIRSLFPRQKIGIEGYTDNAGGMGGSAAAHQLASAQASAVLDVLTRQAGMPVSQFFIVAQGANRPLGSNASASGRAANRRIELVIYPETFQ
- a CDS encoding OmpP1/FadL family transporter — protein: MRLWFERSSLKTVLALTGLIVATNLQADGTIRDGVSARSIGRGGTNIAHRDNAHVMLDNPAGLVGNQGDHLFEIGGHLLMTDLDYWDTDNAKTGDIDNPFPIGEIAFAKRLDDDVMVGIGMFSQAGFAAEYMLNGPAPFSGPQHYKSIGALARILPTVSINLTDRLSFGATLGASISHVEFEGPYTLQGPNALAGTPTRVDVQGTGIAPHWSIGFQYDLTEDTTIGVSYLEEADMTLDGTTVAQIPLAGSARYDSRLDVTWPRLLGAGIAHRTAAQRTFSFDAIWLDWASAYRQMDLTLASPDNPVFQVLAPTLDESIPLKWRDTVSLRFGFEQELANQNVFRMGYTYHRNPIPNSTLTPFIQTTIEHAIAFGYGWNWHGYEMDFAYQWMFGPDVTVGTSDFIGGDFDNSGSSASAHQFSLSLRRR